In the genome of Helicobacter kayseriensis, one region contains:
- a CDS encoding TPM domain-containing protein — translation MKQIVWLVFMASFHTLLFAKSHFVLYNPNGLIVDKSQDFVQKLSSELKQKTGFSLYVVAVDAIGETSKEERSLWKKSFLDSLASPYGVIFFFKESRKIDIVMNPDLGIDRGEIISRFMVPILTQDKEMNSSKISAAILNGYAQLADEIASHFGVVLEENLIVDRSGVQDYVHYLVYVMLGIMFGLLGLIYVTRNKR, via the coding sequence ATGAAACAAATTGTGTGGCTAGTCTTTATGGCTAGCTTTCATACTCTTCTTTTTGCAAAAAGTCATTTTGTTCTTTATAACCCCAATGGTCTTATTGTCGATAAAAGTCAAGATTTTGTCCAGAAGCTTTCTTCTGAACTAAAGCAAAAAACAGGATTCTCTCTCTATGTTGTTGCTGTTGATGCCATTGGGGAGACTTCAAAAGAAGAAAGAAGTTTGTGGAAAAAATCTTTTTTAGATTCACTAGCTTCTCCTTATGGAGTGATTTTCTTTTTCAAAGAGAGTCGCAAGATTGATATTGTTATGAATCCGGATTTGGGGATTGATCGTGGAGAAATTATTTCTCGCTTTATGGTTCCGATCCTAACACAAGACAAAGAAATGAATTCTTCAAAAATTTCTGCAGCTATTCTAAATGGTTATGCCCAGCTTGCCGATGAAATTGCGTCGCATTTTGGTGTTGTGCTCGAGGAAAATTTGATTGTGGATCGGAGTGGAGTACAGGACTATGTGCATTATTTGGTTTATGTCATGTTGGGTATTATGTTTGGACTTCTTGGATTGATTTATGTGACAAGGAATAAAAGATGA
- a CDS encoding DUF4006 family protein, which translates to MFGLNGILGLLLLVLVLLGVVFGLGSQALKTQRSQATQFYTLDFQAIQPKNPDNKQFYQLQKKEQK; encoded by the coding sequence ATGTTTGGATTAAATGGAATCTTGGGACTTTTGTTGTTGGTTTTGGTGTTGTTAGGTGTAGTTTTTGGACTTGGATCTCAAGCTTTGAAAACACAAAGAAGTCAAGCAACTCAATTTTACACTTTGGATTTTCAGGCGATTCAACCCAAGAATCCTGATAATAAGCAATTCTATCAATTGCAAAAAAAGGAGCAAAAATGA
- the ccoP gene encoding cytochrome-c oxidase, cbb3-type subunit III yields the protein MQWFNLSDPINLISAIGAVVILGLTAFVSNFYINKMKTSNPKGELSGEEWDGIGKFKNNVPFGWGICFMFVMIWGFWYIFVGYPLNSFSQIGQYNQEVAAYNEKYQKKWENLSQNDLVAMGESMFLVQCSQCHGVTADGMQGKAQNLTHWGKEEGILHTIKYGSKGLGFPLGEMPPVELSEADAKAVAAYVMGEISEVKNTKYPADVAKGKEVFNTAGCTACHGEDGKGMDGSAPDLSTYGTSKFLSYVLENGKHGEIGRMPSFKFAQFNEVQIKALSAYIESLEDLN from the coding sequence ATGCAATGGTTTAATTTGAGCGATCCGATTAATCTGATTTCGGCGATTGGCGCGGTTGTGATTTTGGGTTTGACTGCATTTGTAAGCAATTTTTATATTAATAAAATGAAAACATCAAATCCAAAAGGGGAGCTTTCTGGAGAAGAGTGGGACGGAATTGGTAAGTTCAAAAACAATGTTCCTTTTGGTTGGGGAATTTGCTTTATGTTTGTGATGATATGGGGATTTTGGTACATCTTTGTTGGGTATCCACTTAATTCGTTTTCACAAATTGGTCAATACAATCAAGAAGTAGCGGCTTATAATGAGAAGTATCAGAAGAAATGGGAAAACCTATCTCAAAATGATCTTGTAGCAATGGGAGAGAGCATGTTTTTGGTGCAATGCTCTCAGTGTCATGGTGTAACTGCAGATGGAATGCAAGGTAAAGCACAAAATTTGACACACTGGGGTAAAGAAGAGGGGATTTTGCATACAATTAAATATGGATCAAAGGGCTTAGGGTTTCCTCTTGGTGAAATGCCTCCTGTGGAACTAAGCGAGGCGGATGCAAAAGCTGTTGCTGCATATGTTATGGGTGAAATCTCTGAGGTTAAAAATACAAAATATCCCGCAGATGTTGCAAAAGGAAAAGAGGTGTTCAATACTGCTGGATGTACAGCTTGCCATGGTGAAGATGGAAAGGGGATGGATGGAAGCGCTCCGGATTTGAGTACTTATGGGACAAGCAAATTTCTATCTTATGTTTTAGAGAATGGAAAGCATGGGGAAATTGGTCGTATGCCTTCTTTTAAGTTTGCTCAATTTAATGAAGTTCAAATCAAGGCCTTATCAGCCTATATTGAATCTTTAGAAGATCTCAATTAA
- a CDS encoding J domain-containing protein, with protein MYFGINSGFLQIAIKKDCVELERILSNAQRNFKTHYVSNEVLILDSQKVLKKRYFLNWLFHLQEMPINQIILSHAYLPIQIKIIPPQSFLYRIDVRARVVDARLIELTPTQTDQRAKSWIRDLFSGYFFDSQRLLLDASREGFWEFLMKIIYAKTINDVVLHIDFENPACANEDAQLGWAYQMLDAYRGESFSQIRKKYISLVKKYHPDNVFGADNEIVQNYQERFVQIQKAFDRICTSLN; from the coding sequence GTGTATTTTGGAATCAATTCGGGTTTTTTGCAAATTGCGATTAAGAAAGATTGTGTTGAGCTAGAGAGGATTTTGTCCAATGCGCAAAGAAATTTTAAAACACATTATGTTTCCAATGAAGTTTTGATTTTAGATAGCCAAAAAGTGTTGAAAAAACGCTACTTTTTGAATTGGTTATTCCATTTGCAAGAAATGCCAATCAATCAAATAATATTAAGCCATGCTTATTTACCAATCCAAATCAAAATCATCCCCCCTCAATCTTTTTTGTATCGCATTGATGTGCGGGCGCGAGTTGTTGATGCCAGACTGATTGAACTGACGCCAACCCAAACAGATCAAAGGGCAAAGAGTTGGATTAGGGATTTGTTTAGTGGGTATTTTTTTGATTCTCAAAGACTTCTTCTTGATGCTTCAAGGGAGGGATTTTGGGAGTTTTTGATGAAGATCATATATGCAAAAACAATAAATGACGTTGTGTTGCATATTGATTTTGAGAATCCAGCTTGTGCCAATGAAGATGCCCAGCTTGGATGGGCTTATCAAATGTTAGATGCCTATAGGGGAGAGAGTTTTTCTCAAATTAGAAAAAAATACATCAGCTTGGTTAAAAAATATCATCCAGATAACGTCTTTGGTGCCGATAATGAAATAGTTCAAAATTATCAAGAGCGTTTTGTTCAGATTCAAAAAGCATTTGATAGGATTTGCACGAGCTTAAATTGA
- the tilS gene encoding tRNA lysidine(34) synthetase TilS, translating into MLHKILELPRNQKFLLGFSGGVDSCALFFLLRDEGINFDIAIVDYGVREQSKEEVLYAQQLAQKYGKQIFVLNAPKLDHNFESQARKVRFDFFKKVVLEHKYRGLILAHQLNDRIEWLLMQLQKGAGLNVLLGFSFCEEISGIDVFRPLLDVSKEELHRFCLQQKIKFFEDESNQDDTFLRNRFRKLSAFLMQNAHGIRSSFEYLREEKNRLYPDVEVKNLGDIRSFTRTGEAQDLHRVDLECKKMGYVLSSRQKQEIIKCQFSCEVHRLVIECNDEKIFVAPKVQCVMDEGFRDMARKNKIPKRLRKNFYLLWKGGIDEQEMRAFFEGTKT; encoded by the coding sequence GTGCTTCATAAGATTTTAGAACTTCCAAGGAATCAAAAATTTCTATTAGGCTTTTCTGGAGGGGTTGATAGTTGTGCACTCTTTTTTTTGCTGAGGGATGAGGGGATAAATTTTGATATAGCAATTGTGGATTATGGGGTGAGAGAGCAGAGCAAAGAGGAGGTGCTGTATGCTCAGCAATTGGCTCAAAAATATGGGAAGCAGATTTTTGTTTTGAATGCTCCAAAGTTGGATCATAACTTCGAATCTCAAGCGCGCAAAGTGCGTTTTGATTTTTTTAAAAAAGTAGTGCTAGAGCATAAATATCGTGGTTTGATTCTGGCTCATCAGTTAAATGATCGGATTGAATGGTTGCTGATGCAATTGCAAAAGGGTGCAGGACTAAATGTGCTTCTGGGCTTCTCATTTTGTGAAGAGATTTCGGGGATTGATGTTTTTCGCCCTCTTTTGGATGTCAGCAAAGAAGAACTTCATCGCTTTTGTTTGCAACAAAAAATCAAATTTTTTGAGGATGAGAGCAACCAAGATGATACTTTTTTACGTAATAGATTCCGCAAATTGTCAGCATTTCTTATGCAGAACGCTCATGGAATTAGGTCAAGCTTTGAATATTTGCGAGAAGAAAAAAATAGACTCTATCCTGATGTTGAGGTGAAGAATCTAGGAGATATTCGATCTTTTACGCGCACAGGAGAGGCACAGGATTTGCATAGAGTAGATTTGGAATGCAAAAAAATGGGATATGTGCTTTCATCGAGACAGAAGCAGGAAATCATCAAGTGTCAATTTTCTTGCGAAGTGCATCGGTTGGTTATTGAATGCAATGATGAGAAGATTTTCGTTGCCCCTAAGGTTCAGTGTGTGATGGATGAGGGATTTCGCGATATGGCACGCAAAAATAAGATTCCAAAACGATTGAGAAAAAACTTCTATCTTCTTTGGAAGGGTGGAATTGATGAGCAAGAGATGAGAGCTTTCTTTGAAGGGACAAAAACATAA
- the ccoO gene encoding cytochrome-c oxidase, cbb3-type subunit II — MFGWLERNPFFFSLAFVFVFSIAGLVEILPGFAKTARPLEGLRPYSVLETAGRQVYIEEGCYNCHSQLVRPFKAETDRYGPYSLSGEYAYDRPFLWGSKRTGPDLHRVGDNRSTDWHDYHMWDPTSVVPGSIMPAYKHLYKNNADFETAYAEAYTQKVVFAVPYDIEGGVKLGDIQMAKELFYQEAEKIVADMKNEQVKEAFQKGEIKKIVALIAYLNSLGQSRMAPKGE; from the coding sequence ATGTTTGGTTGGTTAGAAAGAAATCCTTTCTTTTTCTCATTAGCTTTTGTGTTTGTGTTTTCAATCGCGGGTCTTGTGGAAATTCTTCCTGGTTTTGCAAAAACAGCAAGACCGCTAGAGGGTTTGAGGCCCTATAGTGTGCTTGAAACAGCTGGAAGACAGGTATATATTGAAGAGGGGTGTTACAACTGTCATTCTCAATTGGTGCGACCATTTAAGGCAGAAACGGATCGATATGGTCCTTATAGTTTGAGTGGAGAATATGCATATGATCGTCCATTCTTGTGGGGTTCTAAAAGAACTGGGCCTGATTTGCACCGTGTAGGGGACAATAGAAGTACAGATTGGCATGATTATCATATGTGGGATCCAACAAGTGTTGTGCCTGGATCTATTATGCCTGCCTATAAGCATTTATATAAAAATAATGCAGACTTTGAAACAGCCTATGCAGAAGCCTATACACAAAAAGTGGTTTTTGCTGTTCCTTATGATATAGAGGGTGGTGTGAAGCTAGGTGATATCCAAATGGCCAAAGAATTGTTTTATCAAGAGGCAGAAAAAATTGTTGCGGATATGAAAAATGAGCAGGTAAAAGAGGCTTTCCAAAAGGGTGAGATTAAAAAAATTGTTGCTTTGATTGCGTATTTAAATAGTTTGGGGCAATCAAGAATGGCGCCAAAAGGGGAATAA
- a CDS encoding cytochrome c oxidase, cbb3-type, CcoQ subunit yields MEIETLTLIQKNAYLIITIILCLCLYGYILSMYRSEARGERDYEKYSRLALDDSMNDEVIEKR; encoded by the coding sequence ATGGAAATAGAAACTTTGACGCTGATTCAAAAGAATGCCTACTTGATTATCACGATTATTTTATGCCTTTGTCTTTATGGCTATATTTTGTCTATGTATAGAAGCGAGGCAAGAGGGGAAAGAGATTATGAAAAATATTCGCGTTTGGCATTGGATGATTCGATGAATGATGAAGTGATTGAGAAAAGATAA
- the ccoN gene encoding cytochrome-c oxidase, cbb3-type subunit I: MQKSIEYDYSIAKLFVFTTLLFGAIALLVGVVIAFQMAFPSLNYLASEYGTFGRLRPLHTNGVIYGFTLSGIWAGWYYFGQRVLKISYAEHPFLKFVGYAHFATYIVVMILAVITLLGGLTQSKEYAELIWPIDFLVVITWVLWGISLFGSMGVRREKTIYASLWYFIATFIGIATLYIFNNLSVPTYLISGVGSVWHSISLYSGTNDAMIQWWWGHNAVAFVFTTGIIGLIYYFLPKESGQPIFSYKLTLFSFWALMFVYIWAGGHHLIYSTTPDWVQTLGSVFSVILILPSWGTGINMLLTMRGQWHQLRESPIIKFMVLASTFYLFTTLEGPIQSIKSVNALAHFTDWIIGHVHDAALGWVGFMIIAGTYHMVPRIFKREIYSKKIIDAQFWVMTIGIILYFSSMWISGITQGMMWRDTDEYGVLSYQFIDTVLALIPYYIIRGIGGLMYLIGFVMFIYNILMTMTAGRLLEEEPKYATPMAS; encoded by the coding sequence ATGCAAAAAAGCATTGAATATGATTATTCTATTGCCAAGTTGTTTGTATTTACAACTCTCTTGTTTGGAGCTATAGCGTTGCTAGTGGGCGTTGTGATTGCTTTTCAGATGGCATTCCCAAGTCTTAACTATTTGGCAAGCGAATATGGAACTTTTGGTCGATTGAGACCTTTGCATACAAATGGTGTCATTTATGGCTTTACTTTAAGCGGTATTTGGGCAGGATGGTATTATTTTGGACAAAGGGTGTTGAAAATTTCTTATGCTGAGCATCCCTTTTTGAAATTTGTCGGGTATGCACATTTTGCAACCTATATAGTTGTGATGATTCTAGCTGTCATTACTCTTCTTGGAGGATTGACACAGTCAAAGGAATATGCTGAGTTAATTTGGCCTATTGACTTTTTGGTTGTGATCACTTGGGTTCTTTGGGGGATCAGTCTTTTTGGTAGTATGGGTGTAAGAAGAGAAAAAACAATTTATGCCTCTCTTTGGTATTTTATTGCAACATTTATTGGAATAGCGACACTTTATATTTTCAACAATCTTTCTGTACCTACTTATTTGATTTCTGGAGTGGGAAGTGTTTGGCATTCTATTTCGCTTTATTCTGGAACAAATGATGCGATGATTCAGTGGTGGTGGGGGCACAATGCCGTGGCTTTTGTTTTTACGACAGGAATTATTGGGCTTATTTATTATTTTCTTCCTAAAGAATCTGGTCAGCCTATATTCTCTTATAAACTAACGCTCTTTTCATTTTGGGCATTGATGTTTGTTTATATTTGGGCTGGCGGTCACCATTTGATTTATTCAACAACACCTGATTGGGTGCAAACTCTTGGATCTGTATTTTCTGTGATTTTGATTTTGCCTTCTTGGGGTACAGGGATCAATATGCTTTTGACAATGAGGGGTCAATGGCATCAATTAAGAGAATCTCCAATTATCAAATTTATGGTATTGGCATCTACGTTTTATTTATTTACAACCCTTGAGGGGCCTATTCAATCTATCAAATCTGTCAATGCTCTTGCACACTTTACAGATTGGATTATTGGGCATGTTCATGATGCCGCACTTGGATGGGTTGGATTTATGATTATTGCTGGGACTTACCATATGGTTCCAAGAATTTTCAAGCGAGAAATTTATTCTAAGAAAATTATTGATGCGCAGTTTTGGGTGATGACAATCGGTATTATTCTTTATTTCTCAAGTATGTGGATTTCTGGAATCACTCAAGGAATGATGTGGAGAGATACAGATGAATATGGTGTTTTGAGCTATCAGTTTATCGATACTGTTTTGGCTCTTATTCCCTACTATATCATCAGAGGAATTGGTGGTTTGATGTATTTGATCGGCTTTGTTATGTTTATTTACAATATTTTGATGACGATGACTGCTGGAAGGCTTTTGGAAGAAGAGCCTAAATATGCTACACCAATGGCATCTTAA
- a CDS encoding sulfite exporter TauE/SafE family protein, which yields MENLSLALLGILSGIASALFGIGGGTIIVPTLLLAKFDITSAIGISIFQMIFASFFGSYLNYRKQLISVDLGIALGIGGLIGSSLSGIILSIASDFILHISFLGFTLASFIKYFFFPKQHYASKPFCALRTYPLLALFGCIVGIFSSSLGVGGGLLLAPLLGTYLGLNSKEVVPLALFFICFSSLSGATSLYLAGFLHLQNGIIVGFFSMIGVYFGVCLMQKIQPNLHKKILFGIYIFSISSTLFKIF from the coding sequence ATGGAAAATCTTTCTTTGGCACTGCTAGGTATTCTCTCAGGGATCGCATCAGCACTTTTTGGAATCGGTGGAGGCACAATCATCGTTCCAACTCTCCTGCTTGCCAAATTTGACATCACAAGCGCTATTGGCATCTCTATCTTTCAGATGATTTTTGCAAGTTTTTTTGGCTCTTATCTTAATTACCGAAAACAACTAATCTCTGTTGATCTTGGGATTGCCCTTGGAATAGGAGGCCTCATAGGCTCAAGCCTGAGCGGAATTATTCTCTCTATAGCATCAGATTTTATCTTGCACATATCCTTTTTGGGCTTTACGCTCGCCTCTTTTATCAAGTATTTTTTCTTCCCCAAACAACACTATGCAAGCAAACCTTTTTGTGCTCTTCGCACATATCCTCTTTTGGCCCTCTTTGGGTGCATTGTAGGAATCTTCTCTTCAAGTTTGGGGGTCGGAGGGGGACTTCTTTTGGCTCCATTACTGGGAACCTATTTGGGACTAAACTCCAAAGAAGTTGTTCCTTTGGCACTATTTTTTATTTGTTTTTCTTCCTTATCTGGAGCAACAAGCCTTTATCTGGCAGGCTTTCTGCATCTTCAAAATGGAATCATCGTCGGATTCTTTTCTATGATAGGAGTTTATTTTGGAGTTTGTCTTATGCAAAAAATCCAGCCCAACCTTCATAAAAAAATTCTTTTTGGAATCTATATTTTTTCAATCAGCTCCACTTTGTTTAAGATTTTTTAG